The Mercenaria mercenaria strain notata chromosome 10, MADL_Memer_1, whole genome shotgun sequence genome contains a region encoding:
- the LOC123560932 gene encoding uncharacterized protein LOC123560932, producing MGPYIAKNNDATILNYMLKKNVEDIKSFLKEDDVIVIDRGFRDSVSILEDMGIRAAMPTFMKKGEKQMSAEDANMSRLVTKIRWVVESANSRLKRYKYLDKVLPTSQVPFIGDFVKIVCAISNKYFPALSGSTSEDEDATLADHMRELSMEVNTLKEFVEDNHLDRRKTQWTAIDETDLENFPVLTDEQLRSLTCGVYQLKLSSSYIQEYIEGDSVIHAHKEDNNLLSVRIQSRHISSKKYMLWIKYNSNAVTAWYCNCRAGARVVGVRSHIAAVVWYLSSARHDPNRVSFGVRNWGQYLTDANELPESIDSSDIGSVASSLVEE from the exons ATGGGTCCTTATATTGCTAAAAACAATGACGCAACGATATTAAATTACATGTTAAAGAAAAATGTGGAAGatataaagtcattcttgaaagAAGATGATGTAATTGTTATTGACAGAGGTTTTCGTGACTCGGTGTCCATTCTCGAAGATATGGGCATACGAGCTGCCATGCCAACTTTCATGAAGAAGGGAGAAAAGCAGATGTCAGCGGAAGATGCCAATATGAGCAGATTGGTCACTAAG ATAAGATGGGTGGTAGAGTCAGCTAATTCCCGCCTTAAAAGGTACAAGTACCTTGACAAGGTACTTCCTACTAGTCAAGTTCCTTTTATTGGAGACTTCGTAAAAATAGTTTGTGCCATCTCAAACAAGTACTTCCCTGCACTAAGTGGATCAACCAGTGAAGATGAAGATGCAACACTAGCAGACCATATGCGAGAATTATCCATGGAG gtaaataCGCTGAAGGAATTTGTTGAGGACAACCACTTGGACCGAAGAAAAACCCAATGGACTGCAATTGATGAAACTGATTTGGAGAATTTTCCTGTGTTGACTGATGAGCAGTTGAGATCATTAACATGTGGTGTTTACCAGCTGAAGTTAAGTTCTTCATATATCCAAGAATACATTGAAGGTGACTCTGTAATACATGCTCACAAGGAGGATAACAATTTGCTGTCAGTTAGAATTCAAAGTCGACATATATCATCAAAGAAGTATATGCTGTGGATAAAATATAACAGTAATGCTGTAACCGCATGGTATTGTAATTGTCGAGCAGGCGCGAGAGTTGTTGGTGTCCGTTCTCACATTGCTGCTGTTGTATGGTACCTTAGTAGTGCTAGGCATGATCCGAATCGTGTGTCGTTTGGTGTTAGAAACTGGGGTCAGTACCTGACTGATGCAAATGAATTACCAGAATCAATAGACTCTTCTGATATTGGTTCAGTGGCTAGCAGTTTAGTAGAAGAATGA